A single genomic interval of bacterium harbors:
- the trxB gene encoding thioredoxin-disulfide reductase has translation MEHRKVIIIGSGPAGLTAALYSARANLSPLIFEGTQPGGQLTITTEVENYPGFPEGIMGPKLMDEMRKQAHRFGAESKYEHVTSIDTSERPFKVQVDDKTYTADSLIVSTGASARLLGLESEKEYMGYGVSACATCDGFFFKDQEVAVVGGGDTAMEEALFLTKFATKVTIIHRREELRASKIMQERALKSGKVEFKWNSVVEEVKGSEENGLKKMTHLVLRNVNTGELEDFPVQGLFIGIGHKPNTELFTDILDMDENGYLITKGKSTYTNIEGVFACGDVQDHVYRQAVSAAGSGCMASIDAERWLAEQGIE, from the coding sequence ATGGAACATCGTAAAGTCATTATCATCGGATCGGGTCCGGCAGGACTCACCGCAGCCCTTTATTCCGCACGCGCAAATCTCTCTCCGCTCATTTTCGAAGGAACCCAGCCCGGAGGTCAACTCACCATCACCACCGAAGTCGAAAACTACCCAGGTTTTCCTGAAGGCATCATGGGACCGAAACTCATGGATGAAATGCGCAAGCAGGCGCATCGTTTTGGTGCAGAGAGCAAATACGAGCATGTGACCAGCATCGACACCTCCGAGCGTCCGTTCAAAGTCCAGGTCGATGACAAAACGTATACCGCGGATTCCCTCATCGTCTCCACCGGCGCGAGCGCCCGTCTGCTTGGTCTCGAAAGCGAGAAAGAGTATATGGGATACGGCGTCAGTGCCTGCGCGACCTGTGACGGATTTTTCTTCAAGGATCAGGAAGTGGCCGTTGTTGGTGGTGGAGACACCGCCATGGAAGAAGCGCTGTTCCTCACGAAATTCGCGACCAAAGTGACCATCATCCACCGTCGTGAAGAGCTCCGTGCCTCGAAGATCATGCAGGAGCGTGCCCTGAAGAGTGGAAAAGTCGAATTCAAGTGGAATTCCGTGGTCGAGGAAGTCAAGGGCAGCGAGGAAAACGGCCTGAAGAAGATGACGCATCTCGTCCTGCGCAACGTGAACACCGGCGAACTCGAGGATTTCCCCGTGCAGGGACTCTTCATCGGCATCGGACACAAGCCGAATACCGAACTGTTCACCGATATCCTGGATATGGACGAAAACGGCTACCTCATTACAAAGGGTAAGAGTACCTACACCAATATTGAGGGTGTATTTGCGTGTGGCGATGTTCAGGATCACGTCTACCGCCAGGCAGTTTCAGCCGCAGGTTCAGGTTGCATGGCCTCCATCGATGCCGAACGCTGGCTCGCGGAGCAGGGAATCGAGTAA
- the mce gene encoding methylmalonyl-CoA epimerase: MIKRIAHIGIAVKNLNDAQSIFKTLLGMSPSHVERVEEQKVDVSSFHVDDTNLELTQGISEDSPITRYIEKRGEGIHHMAFEVDDIHAELARLKEAGVRLIDEEPRMGADNFLVAFIHPKSAGGVLVELCQKAG; encoded by the coding sequence ATGATCAAACGTATTGCACACATCGGCATCGCCGTAAAAAACCTCAATGACGCACAGTCCATTTTCAAAACCCTGCTCGGGATGTCTCCTTCCCATGTCGAGCGCGTGGAAGAACAGAAGGTGGACGTCAGCAGTTTTCATGTCGACGATACCAATCTCGAACTGACACAGGGTATCAGTGAAGACTCCCCAATCACCCGCTATATCGAAAAGCGCGGCGAAGGAATACACCACATGGCCTTCGAAGTTGATGACATTCATGCCGAACTCGCGCGGCTGAAGGAGGCCGGTGTCCGTCTCATCGATGAAGAACCGCGTATGGGAGCAGACAACTTTCTCGTTGCGTTCATTCACCCGAAATCCGCCGGCGGCGTACTCGTCGAACTGTGTCAGAAAGCGGGGTAA
- a CDS encoding T9SS type A sorting domain-containing protein, producing MVNPTSNVQCGSNLINNSTATHNFGCGSYSFTGTTIGGTAATDLTGATLNFSGSSITIGDHSLGDGDVTFSNVNFTNTNSSVTIGANAFSGLVTFNGALNLSGDNATIDMQSGTVSTSSLTMSGANSMLTLSGGSLSVTNNIIAGNDVSLQAPAMIGGNMDVSGNLTIGNSCSVAGTVDVQGALNIGGTSAAGGFSGLVTVSGPVINITGGTNVFAGGLTHSSTAIGSSCVIGGSYSVGVAGTALTTLNSETIVFNGTTPDFYSLVISNVNGSFSSSADISVRNTISLAKDLNIPSNTLTFASTAPMVATLGSGEIIGTVQRTLQAVGSYTFNGTQTTMLVPTLASGTDYSFTLVKTAPDAQAVSRYYDIERLAGDMTPTGMVYTLGLQYKDSELNGNNENALLLAYGDLGTAGEDQFAKLVTSIVQTTSNTVTYHYDGVTSINHRYTLADLNAPLPVELTAFAARRKDAVVELRWTTATELNNHGFDIERAPGKDAPFEKIGFVNGAGTSNRELSYRFNDEMPLRGGACYRLRQIDRDGSISYSPVVEVSADTPEHVIRNYPNPFNPSTTITFTAAVSGRASLLVYNTLGKVVRELYDADVFEGETVSLPFEAGDLPGGAYFYTLTVGETVSTGKMLLTK from the coding sequence TTGGTTAACCCCACCAGCAATGTCCAGTGTGGAAGCAATCTGATCAACAACAGCACTGCGACGCATAACTTTGGATGCGGATCCTATTCATTCACTGGCACGACGATTGGGGGAACTGCGGCGACGGATCTGACGGGAGCGACGCTGAATTTCAGCGGGAGTTCGATCACTATTGGTGATCACAGTCTGGGCGATGGGGATGTGACGTTTTCGAATGTCAACTTCACCAATACCAACAGCAGCGTGACTATCGGAGCCAATGCGTTTTCGGGATTGGTGACGTTCAACGGTGCGCTGAATCTGTCCGGTGACAATGCGACGATAGATATGCAATCAGGGACGGTCTCCACCAGCAGTCTGACGATGAGCGGTGCGAATTCGATGCTGACGCTGTCGGGTGGTTCGCTTTCGGTAACGAACAACATCATTGCCGGCAATGACGTGAGCCTGCAGGCACCTGCCATGATTGGCGGCAATATGGATGTCAGCGGGAATCTGACGATAGGGAACAGTTGCTCTGTCGCAGGAACGGTCGATGTGCAGGGCGCGCTCAACATTGGCGGAACCAGTGCTGCAGGAGGCTTCTCGGGATTGGTGACCGTCTCGGGGCCCGTGATCAATATTACCGGCGGGACCAATGTGTTTGCAGGCGGACTCACCCACAGCTCCACCGCAATTGGTTCGAGCTGCGTGATCGGAGGCAGTTATTCTGTCGGAGTCGCTGGCACGGCACTTACGACGCTGAACTCGGAGACTATCGTCTTCAATGGCACGACGCCGGACTTTTATTCCCTCGTGATCAGCAACGTGAACGGCAGCTTTTCTTCGTCGGCTGATATCAGCGTGCGCAATACCATTTCACTTGCGAAGGATCTGAATATTCCTTCCAACACGCTTACCTTCGCTTCAACGGCACCTATGGTGGCGACACTGGGAAGTGGGGAAATTATCGGAACGGTGCAGCGTACACTGCAGGCCGTGGGTTCGTATACCTTCAATGGAACGCAGACGACGATGCTGGTCCCGACGCTTGCTTCGGGTACGGATTATTCGTTCACCCTGGTCAAGACTGCTCCAGACGCACAGGCAGTGTCGCGGTACTATGACATCGAACGCCTTGCGGGAGATATGACACCGACGGGCATGGTGTACACACTGGGACTGCAGTACAAGGATTCCGAGTTGAATGGCAACAATGAGAACGCGTTGCTTCTCGCGTACGGCGATCTCGGGACAGCAGGCGAGGATCAGTTCGCCAAACTGGTGACGAGCATCGTGCAGACCACCAGCAATACCGTGACCTACCACTACGACGGTGTGACCAGCATCAACCACAGGTACACGCTTGCAGATCTCAACGCGCCTCTGCCTGTCGAGCTGACTGCTTTCGCCGCACGCAGGAAGGACGCTGTCGTCGAGCTGCGGTGGACGACAGCGACGGAACTGAATAATCACGGTTTCGATATCGAGCGTGCCCCCGGCAAAGATGCCCCGTTTGAAAAGATCGGGTTTGTCAACGGAGCAGGTACGAGCAATCGTGAACTGTCGTACCGTTTCAACGATGAGATGCCTCTGCGCGGTGGTGCCTGTTACCGTCTGCGCCAGATAGACCGTGATGGCAGTATCTCGTACTCGCCTGTGGTCGAGGTCAGCGCGGACACCCCTGAACATGTGATCCGCAATTATCCGAATCCCTTCAATCCGTCCACCACCATCACCTTCACCGCAGCCGTGTCGGGACGGGCATCCCTGCTCGTTTACAACACGCTCGGCAAGGTCGTGCGCGAACTTTATGATGCGGATGTCTTTGAAGGCGAAACGGTGTCTCTGCCGTTTGAAGCCGGGGACCTGCCCGGTGGAGCATATTTCTACACGCTAACCGTTGGTGAAACTGTCAGCACAGGTAAAATGCTGCTTACCAAGTAG
- the uvrC gene encoding excinuclease ABC subunit UvrC — translation MPDELAFKLKNLPRAPGVYQFRNTDGKIIYVGKAKNLRNRVRSYFQERGTYDPKRDIMVAKIADLELVVTDSEVEALLLENNLIKEHSPRYNIRLKDDKSYPYIVVTNEPYPRVFSTRRIIRDGSRYYGPYTDVKGMHLMLRTIRSIFPIRSCDYRLDEEVIAQGKVKLCLDYHIDKCEGPCEGLVSGDDYNHMITQVEQLLKGKTRGLQKQLEEEMNEQAEQLAFERAADLRNRLHALQTYQQKQKVAAADFKDRDIIAVARREGDAVGVVFRVRDGKIIGKQHFPFTGADIEDEAQILEHLLHRYYTKTMDIPAEIVVGVELDSAGALEQWLSEKASMKVAFTIPQIGDKAKLLGMCRANATFLLDEILLQKLKAESSLPKSVEALQQSLYLPTPPRRIECFDISHFQGAETVASMVSFLDGKPRKSEYRKFSIRTVEGVDDFASMREVVRRRYSRLLDEDQPLPDLIVIDGGKGQLSSAVEILQELGLQKQAVIGLAKRLEEVFVPGESLPMSIPKTSPALKLLQRVRDEAHRFAITFHREKRQKSTLQTALEEIEGVGPKRAKALLTSFGSVRAVEAATLEQLAEQVGWSTARSIHAHFHDADDQSTEDDQTENTDT, via the coding sequence CTGCCTGATGAACTTGCGTTCAAACTGAAGAACCTCCCGCGTGCACCGGGCGTTTACCAGTTTCGCAATACGGACGGGAAAATCATTTACGTCGGGAAGGCCAAGAACCTTCGGAACCGCGTTCGATCCTACTTCCAGGAACGCGGAACGTACGATCCCAAGCGCGACATCATGGTCGCCAAGATTGCGGATCTCGAGCTGGTCGTTACCGATTCGGAAGTCGAAGCGCTGCTGCTCGAGAATAATCTGATCAAGGAGCACAGTCCGCGGTACAATATCCGGCTGAAGGACGATAAGAGCTACCCGTATATTGTGGTGACCAATGAACCCTATCCGCGCGTGTTTTCGACGCGGCGTATCATTCGTGACGGCTCACGGTATTACGGACCGTATACAGACGTCAAGGGGATGCATCTGATGCTGCGGACCATCCGCTCGATTTTTCCCATCCGCAGCTGCGATTACCGTCTCGATGAGGAAGTCATCGCGCAGGGCAAGGTCAAACTCTGCCTCGATTACCATATCGACAAGTGTGAAGGACCGTGTGAAGGACTCGTCTCCGGTGACGATTACAACCACATGATCACCCAGGTGGAACAGCTGCTCAAAGGCAAGACGCGTGGACTGCAGAAGCAGCTCGAGGAAGAAATGAACGAGCAAGCCGAGCAGCTCGCGTTCGAGCGGGCGGCGGACCTGCGCAATCGCCTGCACGCACTGCAAACCTATCAGCAGAAGCAAAAAGTTGCGGCGGCGGATTTCAAAGACAGGGATATCATCGCGGTCGCGCGCCGTGAAGGCGACGCCGTCGGTGTCGTATTTCGGGTACGGGACGGCAAGATCATCGGGAAACAGCATTTCCCGTTCACTGGAGCTGACATCGAAGACGAAGCCCAGATTCTGGAGCACCTGCTGCACCGCTACTACACGAAAACGATGGACATCCCTGCTGAAATCGTGGTAGGGGTGGAACTGGATTCAGCCGGGGCCCTCGAGCAATGGCTCAGTGAGAAGGCCAGCATGAAAGTTGCCTTCACCATTCCGCAGATCGGCGATAAGGCCAAACTCCTCGGAATGTGCCGGGCGAATGCGACATTCCTGCTCGATGAGATTCTTCTCCAGAAATTGAAAGCCGAGAGTTCGCTGCCGAAATCCGTCGAAGCCCTGCAACAGTCACTGTATCTTCCCACACCTCCACGCCGTATCGAGTGTTTTGACATTTCGCATTTCCAGGGCGCGGAAACCGTGGCATCCATGGTGTCCTTCCTCGACGGAAAGCCGAGGAAAAGCGAGTACCGGAAATTCAGCATTCGCACGGTCGAAGGTGTCGATGATTTCGCCAGTATGCGGGAGGTCGTGCGCCGCAGGTATTCCCGTCTCCTCGATGAGGATCAGCCGTTACCCGATCTCATTGTCATTGACGGCGGGAAGGGACAGCTCTCCTCCGCTGTCGAAATCCTCCAGGAATTGGGATTGCAGAAGCAGGCGGTGATCGGACTCGCAAAGCGACTGGAGGAGGTGTTCGTTCCGGGCGAGAGTCTCCCGATGAGTATCCCGAAAACTTCGCCCGCGCTTAAATTGCTGCAGCGCGTGAGGGACGAAGCACACCGGTTCGCGATCACGTTTCACCGCGAGAAACGGCAGAAAAGCACTCTGCAAACCGCGCTTGAAGAAATTGAAGGCGTGGGTCCCAAGCGTGCGAAGGCCCTGCTCACCTCCTTCGGCTCCGTCCGCGCTGTCGAAGCGGCAACACTCGAACAACTGGCTGAACAGGTCGGCTGGAGTACCGCCAGAAGCATCCATGCCCACTTTCACGACGCAGATGACCAGTCCACCGAGGACGATCAGACAGAGAATACGGATACCTGA
- a CDS encoding tetratricopeptide repeat protein translates to MQKVIVSITLLFTLLISPSLWAQRIPNAELHTLVRKGIQYSGEQRYSDAKKVFDRAIHDFPKHPAGYLNKAILLQVISLDFEAPVPMPEYLDLLEKARTLGDQMLRQKSTRSEGQYYIGMARSYIAYYQFRDGENWISGLSEGLKATDYLEECLESNPKAYDAMTGVGTYKYWKSQNMSFLTWTPLVDDERRAGIHMLRTAEKHASYTSQQASNSLIWIHIEEEQWDTAIRIAQRVLKRFPRNRLFLWGLASAAEGKEDWKLARSAYERIVASIDDEVLEKRYIEMQARAKIASMSYMIGDIERAMKECDWMRSRTRTSLQGLTEDGKDRIERRREEMEELYEELH, encoded by the coding sequence ATGCAAAAAGTAATCGTTTCCATAACATTGCTTTTCACCCTGCTCATTTCCCCATCCCTCTGGGCGCAACGCATCCCGAACGCAGAGCTTCATACTCTTGTGCGAAAAGGGATTCAGTACAGCGGCGAGCAGCGCTACAGCGATGCGAAAAAAGTGTTTGACCGCGCCATCCATGATTTTCCGAAGCACCCTGCCGGGTATTTGAACAAGGCCATTCTGCTGCAGGTCATATCTCTCGATTTTGAGGCCCCGGTTCCGATGCCCGAGTATCTCGATCTTCTTGAGAAAGCACGCACACTTGGTGATCAAATGCTCAGGCAGAAGAGCACGCGCAGTGAAGGACAGTATTACATCGGCATGGCGCGCAGCTACATCGCCTATTATCAGTTCAGGGACGGAGAGAACTGGATCAGCGGATTGTCGGAGGGGCTCAAGGCCACGGACTATCTTGAAGAGTGCCTGGAGAGCAATCCGAAAGCCTATGACGCGATGACAGGCGTCGGCACATACAAGTACTGGAAGAGTCAGAACATGTCGTTCCTGACCTGGACACCGCTCGTCGATGATGAGCGACGTGCAGGCATACACATGCTGCGAACAGCTGAAAAACATGCTTCTTACACATCACAGCAGGCAAGCAATTCACTGATCTGGATACACATCGAAGAGGAGCAATGGGACACTGCGATCAGGATCGCGCAGCGTGTGCTGAAGCGCTTCCCTCGCAACCGCCTGTTTCTGTGGGGACTCGCCTCGGCGGCCGAGGGGAAGGAAGACTGGAAACTGGCGCGATCCGCGTATGAACGCATCGTTGCATCAATTGACGACGAAGTTCTTGAAAAACGTTATATCGAAATGCAGGCACGTGCGAAGATCGCATCCATGAGCTACATGATCGGTGATATTGAGCGGGCGATGAAGGAATGCGACTGGATGCGCTCGAGGACCCGCACCTCGCTCCAGGGTTTGACTGAGGATGGAAAAGACAGAATTGAGCGGCGGCGGGAAGAAATGGAGGAACTTTACGAAGAACTGCACTGA